A region of Streptomyces sp. NBC_01264 DNA encodes the following proteins:
- a CDS encoding LysE/ArgO family amino acid transporter, which produces MTHGIIPAALAGFGTGLSLIVAIGAQNAFVLRQGVRRQSVLAVVAICALSDAALIALGVAGVGAFVTAWPPALTLVGLVGGAFLIGYGALAARRVLRPDPGAALEAGATGGVTGSASARRAVLTCLAMTWLNPHVYLDTVLLLGSLAVGRGDLRWAFGAGAVLASLTWFGALGYGARLLSGPLGRPAAWRAVDGLVAATMVTMGSLLLARA; this is translated from the coding sequence ATGACCCACGGCATCATCCCGGCCGCCCTCGCGGGCTTCGGCACCGGACTTTCCCTCATCGTCGCCATCGGCGCCCAGAACGCCTTCGTCCTGCGCCAGGGCGTACGCCGCCAGTCGGTCCTCGCCGTGGTCGCCATCTGCGCCCTCTCGGACGCCGCCCTGATCGCGCTCGGGGTGGCCGGCGTCGGTGCGTTCGTCACCGCCTGGCCGCCCGCCCTCACCCTCGTCGGGCTCGTCGGCGGCGCCTTCCTGATCGGGTACGGAGCCCTCGCCGCCCGCCGCGTGCTGCGCCCCGACCCGGGTGCCGCCCTCGAGGCGGGCGCCACCGGCGGGGTCACCGGCTCCGCCTCCGCCCGGCGGGCGGTGCTGACCTGCCTGGCCATGACCTGGCTCAACCCGCACGTGTACCTCGACACCGTGCTGCTGCTCGGATCCCTGGCCGTCGGCCGCGGCGACCTGCGCTGGGCCTTCGGAGCCGGGGCCGTCCTGGCGAGCCTCACGTGGTTCGGCGCGCTCGGCTACGGCGCCCGGCTGCTCAGCGGCCCGCTCGGCAGGCCCGCGGCCTGGCGGGCCGTGGACGGCCTCGTCGCGGCGACCATGGTCACGATGGGCAGCCTGCTCCTCGCCCGGGCCTGA
- a CDS encoding NUDIX domain-containing protein, translating to MPDQPPSPPPPPLSPYTDSVRAYYAAQPSPLVAATGIVLDPRGRVLVLTTSYKAELELPGGGVEDTETPEEGLARELKEELDLSVPVGRLLAVDSRPPGPLGRSLVVHVHLVGPLTPEETSAISFPDGEVTEARWLTPEEAYAALDTRKASRLRAALAALYSGSLAHLIEGVPQPGSPAGFDPARRAELEHAGAYDTAGHRAARPKALTAASVLFTDSAGGVLLVRPAYGDPDHWNLPGGGIDSDLGEIPRAAARREVLEELGLDLAPGRLLAVNWSHRPGYPARVRFLYDGGTLDPATLARIRLPATELLEWRTVPPPELRRYTKPPLRRQIEASLTARTTATGPLELHAGRPVAQAK from the coding sequence GTGCCGGATCAGCCCCCATCCCCGCCACCACCGCCCCTCTCCCCGTACACCGACTCGGTCCGCGCCTACTACGCGGCCCAGCCCTCCCCCCTCGTGGCCGCCACCGGGATCGTGCTGGACCCGCGCGGGCGGGTGCTCGTCCTCACCACCTCGTACAAGGCGGAGCTGGAGCTCCCGGGCGGGGGCGTGGAGGACACCGAGACCCCGGAGGAGGGGCTGGCGCGCGAGCTGAAGGAGGAGCTGGACCTGAGCGTGCCGGTGGGGCGGCTGCTCGCCGTGGACTCCCGCCCGCCGGGGCCCCTCGGGCGCTCCCTCGTCGTCCACGTCCACCTGGTCGGCCCGCTGACGCCCGAGGAGACCTCCGCGATCTCCTTCCCGGACGGGGAGGTCACCGAGGCGCGCTGGCTCACCCCCGAGGAGGCCTACGCGGCCCTGGACACCCGCAAGGCGTCCCGCCTGCGCGCCGCACTGGCGGCCCTGTACTCCGGCTCCCTCGCGCACCTGATCGAGGGGGTGCCGCAGCCGGGCTCCCCGGCCGGCTTCGATCCCGCGCGCCGGGCGGAGCTGGAACACGCGGGCGCCTACGACACCGCCGGCCACCGCGCCGCCCGCCCCAAGGCCCTCACGGCGGCGAGCGTGCTGTTCACGGACTCCGCGGGCGGGGTCCTGCTGGTGCGGCCCGCGTACGGCGACCCGGACCACTGGAACCTGCCCGGCGGCGGCATCGACAGCGACCTCGGCGAGATCCCGCGCGCGGCGGCCCGCCGGGAGGTCCTCGAGGAACTCGGCCTCGACCTCGCCCCGGGCCGGCTGCTCGCCGTCAACTGGTCCCACCGCCCCGGCTATCCGGCAAGGGTCCGCTTCCTCTACGACGGCGGCACCCTCGACCCCGCGACTCTGGCCCGGATCCGCCTGCCCGCCACGGAACTCCTCGAATGGCGCACGGTCCCCCCACCCGAACTCCGCCGCTACACCAAACCACCCCTCCGCCGCCAGATCGAAGCCTCCCTCACAGCCCGCACCACGGCCACCGGCCCCCTCGAACTGCACGCGGGGCGGCCGGTGGCCCAGGCGAAGTAG
- a CDS encoding VOC family protein yields the protein MKIHMTSVFVDDQAKALHFYTEILGFVKKHDVPLGGGARWLTVVSPEEPGAAELLLEPAGHPAARTYRDALVEDGIPLAQFAVDDVTAEYERLRALGVRFTQEPLEMGPVTTAVLDDTCGNLIQLATEPKEPSGLS from the coding sequence ATGAAGATCCACATGACCAGCGTCTTCGTCGACGACCAGGCCAAGGCCCTGCACTTCTACACCGAGATCCTCGGATTCGTGAAGAAGCACGACGTCCCGCTGGGCGGCGGCGCCCGGTGGCTGACCGTGGTCTCCCCCGAGGAGCCCGGCGCCGCCGAACTCCTCCTGGAACCCGCCGGCCACCCCGCCGCCAGGACCTACCGCGACGCCCTCGTCGAGGACGGCATCCCGCTCGCCCAGTTCGCCGTGGACGACGTCACGGCGGAGTACGAGCGCCTGCGCGCCCTCGGCGTCCGCTTCACCCAGGAGCCGCTGGAGATGGGCCCCGTCACCACCGCCGTCCTCGACGACACCTGCGGCAACCTGATCCAGCTCGCGACCGAACCGAAGGAGCCGTCCGGGCTGTCTTGA
- a CDS encoding ArsR/SmtB family transcription factor, translated as MADELFRALADPTRRTILDELAEKSGQTLFEICSRLTMKHQRGISRQGVSQHLAVLEAAGLVETRREGRYKFHDLNTAPLRQIAERWPTPDPSGPEESTP; from the coding sequence GTGGCCGACGAACTCTTCAGAGCTTTGGCCGACCCGACCCGCCGCACCATCCTCGACGAGCTCGCCGAGAAGTCCGGGCAGACGCTGTTCGAGATCTGCTCGCGACTGACGATGAAGCACCAGCGCGGCATCTCGCGCCAGGGCGTCTCCCAGCACCTCGCCGTGCTGGAGGCCGCCGGACTCGTCGAGACCAGGCGGGAGGGCCGGTACAAGTTCCACGACCTGAACACCGCCCCGCTGCGCCAGATCGCCGAGCGATGGCCCACGCCCGACCCGTCCGGACCGGAAGAGAGCACCCCATGA
- a CDS encoding RNA polymerase sigma factor, with protein MNQRFRWPDERLIRAAQDGDATSLTAVLMESQPHVRKFAVSLCASPQDAEDAAQEALIILYRKIGTLRATGALASWMFRIVRNECLRQLRLVVPRSDGAPDDATPAEPSAEDSVLHRLEAERVASAISALPRDQRQVLILRDVQGLPGRRVADVLGLSTTAMKSRLHRARAALRHSLAAIDRPVAQPVAREEGDVGR; from the coding sequence ATGAACCAACGCTTCCGCTGGCCGGACGAGCGGCTGATCAGGGCCGCCCAGGACGGCGACGCCACCTCGCTCACCGCGGTCCTCATGGAGTCGCAGCCCCATGTGCGCAAGTTCGCCGTCTCGCTCTGCGCCTCGCCCCAGGACGCGGAGGACGCGGCGCAGGAGGCGCTGATCATCCTCTACCGGAAGATCGGCACTTTGCGGGCCACGGGCGCCCTCGCCTCGTGGATGTTCCGGATCGTGCGCAACGAGTGCCTGCGGCAGCTGCGGCTCGTGGTCCCGCGGAGCGACGGAGCCCCGGACGACGCGACGCCGGCGGAACCGTCCGCCGAGGACTCGGTGCTGCACCGGCTGGAGGCGGAGCGGGTCGCGTCCGCGATCAGCGCCCTGCCCCGCGACCAGCGCCAGGTCCTGATCCTGCGGGACGTCCAGGGCCTGCCCGGCAGGAGGGTCGCCGATGTGCTCGGCCTGAGCACCACCGCGATGAAATCGCGGCTGCACAGGGCACGCGCGGCGCTGCGCCACTCACTGGCAGCGATCGACCGACCGGTCGCACAACCGGTCGCACGAGAGGAAGGAGACGTAGGGCGGTGA
- a CDS encoding class I SAM-dependent methyltransferase — protein MWGEGAAYEPYIGRWSRQVAAQCVRRLEVPAGGDWRDIGCGTGAVTQAVLKVADPERVVGADPSDGYVRYARRHVTDARAGFVRGDATRLPFPDGLATAAVSGLVLNFLPAPERAVAEMARIVRPGGAVAAYVWDYTRGGMELIRSFWEAAVSLDAGSRELDEARRFPWCAPGPLAELLRAGGWADVAVDAIDIPTRFDDFEAYWAPFLGGQGPAPSYLASLPRKRHDALRERLRARVPVEADGSIALTARAWNGRGRRPTR, from the coding sequence GTGTGGGGCGAAGGGGCGGCGTACGAGCCGTACATCGGGCGGTGGAGCCGGCAGGTGGCGGCGCAGTGCGTCCGCCGGCTGGAGGTCCCCGCGGGCGGCGACTGGCGGGACATCGGCTGCGGCACGGGCGCCGTCACACAGGCGGTCCTGAAGGTGGCGGACCCCGAACGGGTCGTGGGAGCCGACCCGTCGGACGGCTACGTCCGGTACGCCCGGCGGCACGTCACGGATGCCCGGGCCGGGTTCGTACGCGGCGATGCGACGAGGCTGCCGTTCCCGGACGGCCTGGCCACGGCGGCGGTCAGCGGCCTGGTCCTCAACTTCCTCCCCGCTCCGGAGCGGGCCGTGGCCGAGATGGCCCGCATCGTGCGCCCCGGCGGCGCGGTCGCCGCGTACGTCTGGGACTACACCCGGGGAGGCATGGAACTCATCCGCTCCTTCTGGGAAGCCGCGGTCTCCCTGGACGCGGGCAGCCGGGAACTGGACGAGGCCCGCCGGTTCCCCTGGTGCGCGCCCGGGCCCCTGGCCGAGCTGCTGCGGGCGGGCGGATGGGCGGACGTGGCGGTCGACGCGATCGACATCCCCACCCGCTTCGATGATTTCGAGGCCTACTGGGCTCCCTTCCTGGGCGGGCAAGGGCCCGCGCCGTCGTACCTCGCCTCGCTCCCGCGGAAGCGGCACGACGCACTGCGCGAGCGTCTGCGTGCTCGCGTACCCGTCGAGGCCGACGGCTCGATCGCGCTGACGGCCCGCGCGTGGAACGGCCGGGGCAGGCGCCCGACCCGCTGA
- a CDS encoding FAD-binding oxidoreductase: MAMGNLTVEQLSQRVRGTVVTPGDADYDEARTVYNAMIDRRPAVVVRCANAGDVMAAVDFARENGLDLAVRGGGHSVPGFGTCDDGVVADLSAMRGVRVDPVRRTARAEGGATWGDFNAATYAFGLATTGGIISTTGVGGLTLGGGIGYLDRGLGLSCDNLISADVVTADGQLVVASEKEHEDLFWALRGGGGNFGAVTSFEFRLSSVKDIYGGPILYELDNAGAVLRGYRDFIADAPEQLGGFPAFQIAPPLPFIPQDRHGDTFILMVSCWAGPVEEGERALQPFHDFAPVVAEHVGVMPYPALNSAFDALVPPGLQHYWKANFVTELTDEAIEAHLVHGPRVPAVNSTVHIYPINGACHRVAPDATAFAYRDASFATVIAGMWPDPADNEANTAWVRDYYEATAPHSEEGGYVNFMADDDQDRIRANYKGNYDRLAAVKATYDPGNLFHLNQNIRP, from the coding sequence ATGGCCATGGGCAACCTCACTGTGGAGCAGCTGAGCCAACGGGTGCGCGGCACCGTCGTCACTCCGGGGGACGCGGACTACGACGAGGCCCGCACGGTCTACAACGCCATGATCGACAGACGGCCGGCCGTCGTCGTGCGCTGCGCCAACGCGGGCGACGTCATGGCGGCCGTCGACTTCGCCCGGGAGAACGGGCTCGACCTGGCCGTCCGGGGCGGCGGGCACAGCGTGCCCGGCTTCGGCACCTGCGACGACGGCGTCGTCGCCGACCTGTCCGCGATGCGCGGCGTCCGCGTCGACCCCGTACGGCGGACGGCGCGCGCCGAAGGCGGCGCGACCTGGGGCGACTTCAACGCGGCCACGTACGCCTTCGGGCTGGCGACGACCGGCGGGATCATCTCCACCACCGGCGTCGGCGGCCTCACCCTGGGCGGCGGCATCGGCTACCTCGACCGCGGCCTGGGTCTGAGCTGCGACAACCTGATCTCGGCCGATGTGGTGACGGCGGACGGACAGCTCGTCGTGGCGAGCGAGAAGGAGCACGAGGACCTCTTCTGGGCGTTGCGCGGCGGCGGCGGCAACTTCGGCGCGGTGACCTCCTTCGAATTCCGGCTCAGCTCCGTCAAGGACATCTACGGCGGGCCGATCCTCTACGAACTGGACAACGCCGGCGCCGTGCTGCGCGGCTACCGGGACTTCATCGCCGACGCGCCGGAGCAACTCGGCGGGTTCCCGGCCTTCCAGATCGCCCCGCCGCTGCCGTTCATCCCGCAGGACCGGCACGGCGACACCTTCATCCTGATGGTGTCGTGCTGGGCGGGCCCGGTGGAGGAGGGCGAGCGCGCGCTCCAGCCCTTCCACGACTTCGCCCCGGTGGTCGCCGAGCATGTCGGCGTCATGCCGTATCCCGCGCTCAACAGCGCCTTCGACGCGCTGGTGCCGCCCGGCCTCCAGCACTACTGGAAGGCCAACTTCGTGACGGAGCTGACCGACGAGGCCATCGAGGCGCACCTGGTGCACGGCCCCCGGGTGCCCGCCGTGAACTCCACGGTCCACATCTACCCGATCAACGGCGCCTGCCACCGCGTCGCCCCGGACGCCACGGCCTTCGCGTACCGGGACGCCTCCTTCGCCACCGTCATCGCGGGCATGTGGCCGGACCCCGCCGACAACGAGGCCAACACGGCCTGGGTCCGCGACTACTACGAGGCCACCGCCCCGCACTCGGAGGAGGGCGGCTACGTCAACTTCATGGCGGACGACGATCAGGACCGCATCCGCGCCAACTACAAGGGCAACTACGACCGCTTGGCCGCGGTCAAGGCAACCTACGACCCGGGCAACCTCTTCCACCTGAACCAGAACATCAGGCCCTAG
- a CDS encoding PadR family transcriptional regulator, with product MTPTKIHELLIDSPLAMSMGPALTTTSYAILGLLSVRPWSTYELAQQMDRSLGRIWPRAQSKLYEEPKKLVRHGLAEATREAVGRRPRTVYRITAEGRRALADWLPEPSAGPVLESEQLLKVFFADSGTRADTLATLRGARAWAEERNQGNAATAHAHLAGEAPFPERAAQTLLVGRFLTDYYRLVATWAEWATAIVEQWPDDPADAAPDPEELVEVLRRASWSATDKA from the coding sequence ATGACACCCACCAAGATCCATGAGTTATTAATCGACAGCCCCCTGGCGATGTCAATGGGCCCGGCACTCACCACCACGTCGTACGCGATCCTCGGCCTGCTCTCGGTCCGGCCCTGGAGCACCTACGAGCTCGCCCAGCAGATGGACCGGAGCCTGGGCCGCATCTGGCCCCGCGCCCAGAGCAAGCTGTACGAGGAGCCGAAGAAGCTCGTCCGCCACGGCCTGGCCGAGGCGACGCGCGAAGCGGTCGGACGGCGGCCGCGCACCGTCTACCGCATCACCGCCGAGGGGCGGCGCGCGCTGGCCGACTGGCTTCCCGAGCCGAGCGCCGGGCCGGTCCTGGAGTCCGAACAGCTCCTGAAGGTGTTCTTCGCGGACTCAGGCACCAGAGCCGACACCCTGGCCACCCTCCGTGGCGCCCGGGCCTGGGCCGAGGAGCGCAACCAGGGGAACGCCGCGACCGCGCACGCGCATCTCGCCGGCGAGGCCCCGTTCCCGGAACGGGCCGCCCAGACGCTGCTCGTCGGCCGCTTCCTCACCGACTACTACCGACTCGTCGCCACCTGGGCCGAGTGGGCGACCGCCATCGTCGAGCAGTGGCCCGACGATCCCGCGGACGCCGCCCCCGACCCCGAGGAGCTGGTCGAGGTCCTTCGGCGAGCGAGCTGGAGCGCCACGGACAAGGCCTGA
- a CDS encoding ISAzo13 family transposase, with amino-acid sequence MAEGIESELAETLALLLPCLDERQQRLVLGAVARVRGHGGIRLVAGAAGVAESTVSRGLRELVQGAVPDGRVRAAGAGRKRLRDIDPDLVPALLALVEPEERGDPQSPLRWTVKSTRALAAELSRQGHWVGHDTVAGLLRSEGFSLQGTSRTTEGARHPDRDAQFRYINEQATAHLADGQPVISVDAKKKETLGRYAVGGREWHRAGQPVEVRAHDFPEKGALKAVPYGIYDIGTDAGWVSVGCDGDTAAFAVATLRRWWDGEGRHRYPDASRLLITADAGGSNGYRVRAWKRHLAEFALATGLSVSVCHFPPGTSKWNKIEHRLFSQISINWRGRPLTSHEVVVNTIGATRTRTGLTVHAELDPDAYPTGVTVPDDIMERLPLTPHEWHGTWNYTLRPEPLAPFIQQPRDRAFGRFPAGDKLPAWLRHPSLTGLEPAAFDDLVTRYRTWCDEHPPILLPGKRPDGGPGAGGRRLSAADHLTVFLLAKRWTMAQAPLAEATGLTKNRIGATLRETTPVLAALSHTVPTGPLTVTSAQQLAQIAGHNLTAP; translated from the coding sequence GTGGCGGAGGGAATCGAGTCGGAGCTGGCGGAGACGTTGGCGTTGTTGTTGCCGTGTCTGGATGAGCGTCAGCAGCGGTTGGTGCTGGGCGCTGTCGCCCGTGTGCGGGGGCACGGCGGGATTCGGCTGGTGGCTGGTGCTGCGGGGGTGGCGGAGTCCACGGTGTCGCGCGGGCTGCGGGAGCTGGTACAGGGTGCGGTGCCCGATGGTCGGGTTCGGGCGGCGGGTGCGGGACGGAAGCGGCTGAGGGACATCGATCCTGACCTGGTACCGGCTTTGCTGGCGCTGGTCGAGCCGGAAGAGCGGGGGGATCCGCAGTCGCCGCTGCGGTGGACGGTGAAGTCCACCCGGGCCCTGGCCGCCGAGCTGTCGCGGCAGGGCCACTGGGTCGGCCATGACACGGTGGCCGGGCTGCTGAGGTCCGAGGGTTTCTCCCTGCAGGGCACCTCCCGGACGACCGAGGGCGCCCGGCACCCGGACCGCGACGCCCAGTTCCGCTATATCAACGAGCAGGCCACCGCACATCTTGCGGACGGACAGCCGGTGATCAGCGTGGATGCCAAGAAGAAGGAGACCCTGGGCCGGTACGCGGTCGGCGGGCGGGAGTGGCACCGGGCCGGGCAGCCGGTCGAGGTCCGCGCTCACGACTTCCCGGAGAAGGGCGCGCTCAAGGCCGTGCCATACGGGATCTACGACATCGGCACGGACGCCGGCTGGGTCTCAGTGGGCTGCGACGGCGATACCGCGGCGTTCGCCGTGGCCACCCTGCGTCGCTGGTGGGACGGTGAGGGACGGCACCGCTACCCGGACGCGTCCCGTCTACTGATCACCGCCGACGCGGGCGGCTCCAACGGATACCGGGTCCGCGCCTGGAAGCGACACCTCGCCGAATTCGCCCTGGCCACGGGCCTGTCAGTGTCGGTGTGCCATTTCCCTCCGGGCACTTCGAAGTGGAACAAGATAGAGCACCGGCTGTTCTCCCAGATCAGCATCAACTGGCGCGGCAGGCCCCTGACCAGCCACGAAGTCGTCGTCAACACCATCGGCGCCACCCGCACCCGCACCGGGCTCACCGTCCACGCCGAACTCGACCCCGACGCCTACCCCACCGGCGTCACCGTTCCCGACGACATCATGGAGCGGCTTCCGCTCACCCCGCACGAGTGGCACGGCACTTGGAACTACACCCTGCGCCCCGAACCTCTGGCACCGTTCATTCAGCAGCCCCGTGACCGGGCTTTCGGCCGATTCCCCGCCGGCGACAAGCTTCCCGCCTGGCTCCGGCATCCCAGCCTCACCGGCCTGGAACCCGCCGCCTTCGACGACCTCGTCACCCGCTACCGCACCTGGTGCGACGAACACCCGCCCATCCTGCTGCCCGGCAAACGCCCCGACGGCGGCCCTGGCGCAGGCGGCCGACGACTCTCCGCCGCCGACCACCTCACCGTATTTCTTCTCGCCAAGCGCTGGACCATGGCCCAGGCCCCGCTCGCCGAGGCGACCGGCCTGACCAAGAACAGGATCGGCGCGACCCTCCGGGAAACCACCCCCGTCCTCGCCGCACTCAGCCACACCGTTCCCACCGGCCCTCTCACCGTGACCTCAGCTCAGCAACTCGCTCAGATCGCCGGACACAACCTCACAGCCCCATGA
- a CDS encoding class I SAM-dependent methyltransferase, with protein MISTLRVDPANAEQARAWDGHEGAYWAEHADRYDRAMRAHHPHLLAAAGISAADQVLDIGCGTGETTRDVARRASGGRALGVDLSAEMLRGARERAAAEGLRNADFVQADAQVHTFPSEAFDVAVSRSGTMFFADPVAAFRNIAGALRPGGRLVQLVWQAPAENEWFLSFTRALAAGRPLPTPASDAPGPFALADPERVRTVLAAAGFTGIRLEPHSEPMWFGGDSADAERFLLGMLGWMLDGLDDEGRRRAVEDLRATLTAHETTDGVRYASATWIIRATRPPATTTASATATATG; from the coding sequence ATGATCAGCACTCTTCGGGTCGATCCCGCCAACGCCGAACAGGCCCGCGCCTGGGACGGCCATGAGGGCGCGTACTGGGCGGAGCACGCCGATCGGTACGACCGGGCGATGCGCGCCCACCACCCGCACCTCCTCGCCGCGGCCGGCATCTCCGCCGCCGACCAGGTGCTGGACATCGGCTGCGGCACCGGCGAGACCACCCGCGACGTCGCGCGACGGGCGAGCGGCGGCCGGGCCCTGGGCGTGGACCTGTCGGCGGAGATGCTGCGGGGGGCACGGGAGCGTGCGGCGGCCGAAGGACTGCGCAATGCCGACTTCGTGCAGGCCGACGCCCAGGTCCACACCTTCCCCTCCGAGGCGTTCGACGTGGCCGTCAGCCGCAGCGGGACGATGTTCTTCGCCGACCCGGTCGCCGCCTTCCGCAACATCGCCGGCGCGCTGCGGCCCGGCGGACGCCTCGTCCAACTGGTCTGGCAGGCCCCGGCGGAGAACGAGTGGTTCCTCTCCTTCACCCGGGCCCTGGCCGCCGGACGCCCGCTGCCCACGCCCGCATCCGACGCCCCCGGGCCGTTCGCGCTCGCGGACCCCGAGCGGGTCCGGACCGTCCTCGCGGCCGCCGGCTTCACCGGCATCCGGCTGGAACCCCACAGCGAGCCGATGTGGTTCGGCGGGGACTCCGCCGACGCGGAGCGGTTCCTCCTCGGCATGCTCGGCTGGATGCTCGACGGACTCGACGACGAGGGCCGGCGGCGCGCCGTCGAGGACCTGCGAGCCACCCTCACGGCCCACGAAACCACCGACGGCGTCCGCTACGCCTCGGCGACCTGGATCATCCGAGCGACCCGGCCGCCGGCCACCACTACCGCCAGCGCCACCGCCACCGCTACCGGCTGA